ACGATGACAGGGGATAGCTGATAGCAACACAACCATCCAATATCTATGATAAGGGGATAGCGAACGTAAAAGGGCTAGTTTATCACGGAACATGGCAACCGCCCGTAAACCCCGTTCTTGGTGCTAAACGTCTCGAAGAAGTACAGAAACTAAGTGCTTCATCGGTCGACCCTGTTTCGGAATGATGAAGCGGCGGGCAGTGGCTCGGGGGGTATCTGTATCTTGAACATGTTTGCAGACTGCGAAGTGGGAGCAGCCCCCGAATACCCCAGATCCGCACGAGTAGTTGCGTTATGCACCAAGGCGACGGGTTGCTGGCAGTGCTATTTGATGGGGGGGGGCAAATAGGCAATAGATGGGGGTTTCTGAAGGCCAAGAGGCTAGAGAACGACAAGAGATCATGATAGTGCTTGGCCCCAATGTCTGGCCAATCATCGTCGCACATCTGGGCGCGGCCAAGGCTTGATTTCTCTCGGCGACCAGAGACTTGGGAATCTCAATTGCAACTTTAATACTCTAATACAACAGACAGTTGGACGAAATCGAGGACCACAACACAGAAGACAGGTATTGCGCGTAATCAACTTGATTTTAAATTGCGGCGGGACTGGAGCGACATCACTTGACGTGTTGACCTGAGTCAAGTCGTGGGTGGCACTATCGTCTCTCGCGTCAGGGGACGACGATACCCTTCACCCGCCAATCATGGGGCCGTTGACGACCATTTGCTGATCCTGTGTCGAGCGGCCTTCTAGAACGAATGGAAGCTAACGAAGGAATGCGGCAATTGTTTGTCTGATTCGGGGTgtggcggcggtgtcgtGGTCGTCGAACTTTCTACCCGGCGCCTCTGGCGGCGTACGGAGATCGCGTGCTCGGGCGTTATCATCAGAGAAGGAAAGCCATCCAACGCCCGTTCGGAGTTGTAACCGTATGCAGACTAGAGGCCGAACGATTGAGCATGCCGTCGTTGGCCGTCGTTCTTGTGATTTTTACAACAGCAAAATCCCATTTGTTGACGCGAACTGGCTCGAATCATTTGTTCTCTGGAAGCGTCGAGAGTCACAAAACTTCGAGCCGACAAAAGACGCAAAACAAAGTAGGATAAGAAGCCTATACAACAAGGACGCGACTCCCAGGTGGCAGCCCCTTCGCATTGAGACAGGATTCAGTTGtaccttcttcctccttaCCTTCCTTATCAGCATCGCTGCAAGTCCACATAGGCCGGCTTATCATCGTCGCAGGGGCACGGAGCAAGGGGTGGCCGGTCGAGATGATAGACCCCAGAGACTCGCCGAGAAAAGCCAAGATATCAAACTCTCCCCAGCCAATCATCGACCCTGTCCCAACGACTTACCACCACCATCTCCAGGCGGGATGTTGACCAAGCTTTGCCCGAGAACCGAGCTAAGACAAATACACCACCTTGATTGAGCAACGGGCAGGCTGTCCCGGGTGACACTAGTGTTACCACTTCGAGCTGGCTCCAATCTGCTTCGGCTCTCGCCCCTTGGGGGTGGACCGTCTTATCGTCGGTGAAAGCTTGTCTCGTCGACCTTTGCCCGAGGAGTCAAGGGTCTAACCGTCTAGGCCACACGAACGACCTGCCACCCATGCGAAAGACCAGACTAACATGGCGGCGTGCCCGGGGAGTGGCAGGTCGGAGTCCTACCCCGTGGCACTGGAACATCGTGTATGAGCAGGCAACATGGGGGGGTCAAGTGAAGGAATGTTGCGCCGCACCAGACGGACCAAATACTGTCTTCTGCTCATGGCCCACCGGCCGTCGACTTCTGAATCCTACTCTAGGTACCCTACCCGACGCgtatatataagtatatgTACATATGTGTATGTATATATATCAGGGGTCTCTTGGCACTTCTTCTTGGAAGGTTCGACCTGTTCTCTGTCCTTCCACCGGCTCGTCCGTCTTTGCCTCATCAACGATTTCTAGGTGCACTTGGGTCTGTCTACCAAGATGTCTTCCCAacccgccgtcgtcgacgacgagaagaatTCCGCCAAGGAGCCCGCCGTGAACAGCCATCACGGTAGCTATGAGGGTTCCCGCGATGAGGAGACAGGTGTTGTCGCCAAGGGCCAGCCCCTTCAACGAAACCTTCAGAACCGACACATGCAGATGATTGCCATCGGTATACCTCATCTCGCACCCAGAGGCTCCTGTGTAGTTCGCTGACTTTCATCAAACAGGCGGCGCCATTGGTGCTGGTCTATTTGTCGGATCTGGCGGTGCTCTCCGAACCGGTGGCCCGGCTGCTCTTGTATGgctccccctctctccatcCCGGGTTGGATTGATTCCTGGTACTGATTATGAGTTCAAAAGGTCATTGGTTACATGATTGTCGGGATCATGCTGATGTTTACTACCCAAGCTCTTGCCGAGATGGCTGTCCTGTACCCCGTCAACGGTGCATTCTATACCTACGTTTGCCGATTCGTCGACCCCTCTTGGTGAGTCTTCCGAcgcaacacacacacacacgcacacacacacactccgAGCCTCTGCTAACAAGTGTCAGGGGCTTCGCCATGGGCTGGGATTACGCCATCGCCTGGCTGACCGTCCTCCccttcgagctcgtcgccgccagtATCACCATCAAGTTCTGGCGTGACGACCTCAACATGGGCATCTGggtcgccgtcttcctcatcatcctcgccatcatccagaTCTTTGGCGTCCGCGGCTacggcgaggtcgagttCGTCCTCAGCATCATCAAGATCGCCGCCTGCACGGGCTTCATCAttctcggcatcgtcatcaactgcggtggcgtcggcgacaagGGCTACCTCGGCGCCAAGTATTGGCACGACCCGGGCGCCTTCCAGAACGGATTCAACGGCTTTGCCGgagtcttcgtcgtcgcggccTTTGCATTTGGCGGGACGGAGCTCGTcggtctcgccgccgccgagtcggCCAACCCGCGCAAGGCCATTCCCATGGCCAGCAAGCAGGTGTTTTGGCGCATCGCCTTCTTCTACATTGTCaacctcttcatcctcggcctcatcgtcCCCTCAAACGACCCCCGCCTCATGGGCTCCTCGGGCGCCAACACAAAGGCCTCGCCCTTCGTTCTCGCCATCCAGGACGCCGGCATCAACGTCTTGCCCTCCATCTtcaacgccgtcatcaccatcgccgtcatctccgTTGCCAACAGCTGCACCTTCGGCTCCACCCGCACCATGCAGGCCATGGCCGAGCGTGGCATGGCCCCGCGCTTCCTCGCCTACGTCGACAAGCACGGTCGTCCCATCTGGTGCGTCCTGATCCAGATCGCCTTTGGTCTGCTCGCCTTCATCGGCGAGTCTGCCGACAGCAGCACCGTCTtcggctggctgctggccCTCTCCGGCCTCTCCTACTTCTTCGTTTGGGGCTCCATCTGCCTTTCGCACATCCGCATGCGCATGGCGTGGAAGGTGCAGGGCTACACCCTCGAGCAGATTCCCTACAAGGTGCCCCTGGGCATCTGGGGCAGCGTTATCGGCCTGTTCCTGAACGTCATCTGCCTCATCGCCACCTTTTATAACGCCCTCTACGTAAGTCCTTCACTCTCCAGCCGACTACGCCTTACTTTCCCAGCAACGGGCAGTCGTTGGCCGTGCATGTGACGAGAAGAGACATCATGTCGCTAACAGACACTGTTCAGCCTTCCCCCAACGCACAGCCCGAAGCCGAGGCTTTCTTCACGGCTtacctcgccgcccccatcgtcatcttcctctACCTCCTCTGGAAGGTCATCTCCCGCGACTGGCGTCTGTACGTGCCCCTCCGTGAGATCGATCTCAAGTCGGGCGTCGTCCTGGCCGATCCCAGCGACGAACCCTTGCCCGAGAAGACCTGGGCCAACCTGCCTCGCCGCATGGCTCGCGCCCTGTTTTAGGCGGCGGCAGAAAGCGCCGTCCCGTTTGTGTACAGCTCTATATCGTAGCTTTGAATGATGTTTCGCCCTAAGCGTGCGGGATGTGGAAGAGAGGCAGATCAGGGAGTGGGACACCACGATAGTAAGATATGTAGAAAAGGCGAATCATCACGCTAGAGAGATATACCAATGTTGCAGTCTCCGTAAGCTGCCTACAGTCAAGGAGGTCGTAGAAGCGAACATCCAAAATAACGCAGCAAGAGCGTTCCGATCATTCTTGGCGCCCTGCATGGACCGCTGAACTACAAAGAGCCTGTGGTTGAATTTGCACTTGGACGCGACACTTCTGCACTGCAGGTTTGGCCACTTTGGATTCGACCGTGTCTACAAAAAGCATATGTACAAAAAGTGTTCTATCGAATAGGACGTCGACTCGGCATGGCGCCGCTTGCGCACAAAACATTTGACGAT
The genomic region above belongs to Colletotrichum higginsianum IMI 349063 chromosome 2, whole genome shotgun sequence and contains:
- a CDS encoding Amino acid permease, yielding MSSQPAVVDDEKNSAKEPAVNSHHGSYEGSRDEETGVVAKGQPLQRNLQNRHMQMIAIGGAIGAGLFVGSGGALRTGGPAALVIGYMIVGIMLMFTTQALAEMAVLYPVNGAFYTYVCRFVDPSWGFAMGWDYAIAWLTVLPFELVAASITIKFWRDDLNMGIWVAVFLIILAIIQIFGVRGYGEVEFVLSIIKIAACTGFIILGIVINCGGVGDKGYLGAKYWHDPGAFQNGFNGFAGVFVVAAFAFGGTELVGLAAAESANPRKAIPMASKQVFWRIAFFYIVNLFILGLIVPSNDPRLMGSSGANTKASPFVLAIQDAGINVLPSIFNAVITIAVISVANSCTFGSTRTMQAMAERGMAPRFLAYVDKHGRPIWCVLIQIAFGLLAFIGESADSSTVFGWLLALSGLSYFFVWGSICLSHIRMRMAWKVQGYTLEQIPYKVPLGIWGSVIGLFLNVICLIATFYNALYPSPNAQPEAEAFFTAYLAAPIVIFLYLLWKVISRDWRLYVPLREIDLKSGVVLADPSDEPLPEKTWANLPRRMARALF